Below is a genomic region from Candidatus Methylomirabilis sp..
TCGGGTCGGGGAGCTGCGGGTAACGGGCCACACCGTCTTTTCTACCGAGGAGGTATTGAAGCCGCTTCAGATCGCCAGGCAGGGTATCTTCAGTCGGGAGATACTCCAGCGGGACATACTGACCCTTACCGACCGGTATTCGGAGCGCGGCTATCTGTTTGCGGATATCGCCCCGACTATCAACACCGATCGAGAGAACCATATCGTGGATGTGGGCCTGGAGATCAGTGAAGGGAAGCAGGCCTTCCTGGAGCGGATTGAGATCTCAGGCAACACAAAGACCAGAGACAAAGTAGTCAGACGGGAGATCCCTCTGAACGAGGGCGACCTGTACAATAGCCGCCTGTTGGCGCGTGGTCGCCAGAATCTGAACAACCTTGGCTACTTTGAGGATGTCAAGATTGAGACCCGTCGGGGCACGGTTGAGGATCGGGTGGATATCGATGTCATGGTAAAGGAGAAGCCGACCGGCTCCTTCAGTATCGGAGGCGGCTTCAGCTCGATTGACGGGATCCTGGGTTCGGGCTCTATCACCCAAGATAACTTCCTCGGATTGGGCCAGCGAATCTCACTCTCAGGACAGCTCGGCGCAAGGGCAACTCGACTTGCCCTGAGCTTCTTCGATCCTCACATCCTGGACACCGAGACCTCACTGGACTTCTCGCTGTTCAACCAACGCCTGCTCTTCAACGAGCAGATCGGCTTTGATCAGGATACCAAGGGCGGATCGATCGCCTTTGGCCGGCGGCTCTACAAGGAGTTGTTCGGTACTCTGGGGTATCGGTGGGAGTCGGATCGGATCTTTAATCTCATCGCGAACGCGCCGACTCTGATTCAACGCCAGAAAGGGACGAGTACGACCGGACGGGTTTCGTTGGGTCTCGCGTTGAACCTTACGGACAATCGCCTCGATCCAACCAGAGGCTTCAACGGGGCTGCAACGGTCCAGATCGCCGGGACCTTTCTGGGCGGGGAGAACAAGTTCAATCGCTTCAACCTCGATCTGGGTTACTACCACCCAATGGTGTGGAAGCTGGTCGGTCATATCCGCGGGAACCTGATTGTCGCGGAGCCTTATGGCGGGAAAAGTCTGCCGGTTCAGGAACGAATCTATCTCGGTGGCACGACTACGGTTCGCGGGTTCCAGACCTTCCGCTTGAGCCCTAAGGAAACGGTGATAAACCCCGTGACCGGCACAACGACCGAGGAAAGGACCGGCGGCAACAAGGCCCTCTACTTCAACAACGAAGTAATGTTTCCCATCTATGAGCCGTTGGGCCTGAAGGGTCTGCTCTTTTTCGATGCGGGTAATGTCTGGAAAGAGGGGGAAAGTCTTTCGTTAGACTTGCGACCGACGGCAGGAGGCGGAGTTCGCGTTGCTACCCCTTTCGGTCTCGTGCGGGTTGAGTGGGGCCTCAACCTGGATAAGAAGCCAGGAGAGTCCAGTAGCGCCGTGCACTTGACGGTCGGGTCGACATTTTAGCACCAGGAGGAACAAAACGTATGGCGCGATCGATGTGCGGTGGACGATGGTGGCTGTTCTGTGGGGCTGCGGTGGTAGTATTGATGGTATCCGTGAGCTGGGCCGCGGATCCCTCGACGAGGCTCGGGTTTGTAGACCTTCAGTTGGTCATCTCGCAGTCGAAAGAGGGGCAGGCTGCGATGAATACGGTGAAGGCGGAGGCGGCCGAGAAACAGAAAGAGATCAGCGCGAAAGAGGCCGAGATCAAGCAGATGGATGCGGATCTCCAGAAGCAGGCATCCGCCCTGAGTGATGCCGCAAAGAAGGATAGAGAGGAAGAGATTCGACGCAAGTTGCGTGATCTCAAGCGAGTGACCGAGGATTTCAACCGTGACTTGGCCAAGCGGGAAAGCGAGATGGTGAACGATCTGCTCCGAGATCTCACGGTTGTGATTCGGGACTATGGCAAAGAAAAAGGGTTTACCCTTATTGTTGAGAAAGGGCAGAGCGGTGTCATCTACGGTAACGATGCGGCCGACCTTACCAAAGAGATCCTGGAACGCTACAACACCCGTCGAACGAAAAAGTAGTTGTGGCAATGCAACTGCGGGAACTGGCCGAAAAACTGAGGTGTCGGCTGGTAGGTAACGGTGAGATCGAGGTCAATCGTCTCGCTCCACTGCACGAGGCGGGCGAGGGAGACTTGGCCTTTGTCGCGAACGCCCGCGATTTGCCAAAGCTGGAAGCGAGCAAGGCCTCTGCCGTCATTGCACATGAGGGGAGCCCACCCTGCTCCAAGCCGGCGCTGCTGACGAACGATCCCTATCTCGCCTTTGTCCAAGCCCTCCGTCTTTTCTACACCCCGGACCGCCCAACTCGTGGCGTCCATCCATCCAGCATCGTGCAGGAGGGCGTATGTCTGGCAGAGGATGTCGCGATCGGGCCGCTTTCGGTCGTTGAGGCAGGCGTAACGATTGGCCAGAGAAGCATTGTGGGCGCCCAGGTCTATATCGGGAAGGGTACGCGTGTCGGCGTTGACTGTCGGTTCTACCCGCAGGTCATGATCCGGGACGGCGTCGAGATCGGCGATCGAGTGATTATCCACAGCGGAGCGGTAATCGGGAGCGATGGCTTCGGGTATCGCAAGGACGGACAGGGAGTCCGTATCAAGATCCCACAGGTGGGACGGGTGATTCTCGAGGATGATGTGGAAATCGGCGCTAACGTCACGATCGATCGGGCGACGATGGGGACGACGCGGATCAAGCGTGGGACTAAGATCGACAATCTGGTCCAGATCGCACATAACGTTGTCGTGGGAGCGGATACGGTGATCGCGGCCCTGAGCGGCATCTCCGGCAGTACCACGATCGGGGATCGGGTGACACTGGCCGGCCAGGTCGGGATTGCCGATCATGTCGAGATCGGCGATGATGTCACCGTGGGAGCGCAGGCTGGAGTCACCAAGAGCCTTCCGCCTGGGGGTGTCTTTCTGGGTTTTCCCGCCGTGCCACATCTCGAATTCAAGCGCAGCGTCGCCGCGGTAAATCGGATCCCTCAGCTCCTGATGGCCATCAAGCGCATTGAAGCGCGTCTAGCATCGTTAGAGGATACCATGAGGGAACGGAGGGAGGAGGCGCAGCCTTCTCAGCCAGCGTCCGAGGGGGGACCCCAGTGATCGATATTCGACAGATTCAGGAGATGCTTCCCCACCGCTATCCTTTCCTTCTGGTCGATCGAATCCTTGAGATCGAGCCCGGAAAGAGGGTAGTGGGGCTTAAGAACGTCACCATCAACGAGGCGTTCTTTCAGGGCCACTTTCCAGGGCAGCCGATTATGCCTGGCGTGCTGGTGATTGAGGCGATGGCGCAGGTCGGAGGGGTCCTGCTGATGCGGACGATGAACGTGAGCGCCGAAAAGAAACTCCTGTATTTTACCGGCATCGACCGGGCCAGGTTTCGCAGGCCTGTGCTGCCGGGTGATCAGGTGAGATTCGAGATCGAACTGCTTCAACTCAGGAGCCGCACCTGTCGAATGCACGCCAGAGCCTTCGTGCAGGACAAGCTGACTGCGGAGGCTGAGTTGACGTGTATGGTCGTTGACCGGGAAACGCCGAACCTGCCTCCAGGTGTTCCCGTCGTAATGGAAGAATAATGGTACGGATTCATCCGTCAGCGGTTGTTGCGCCGGAGGCTACGCTCGCATCGGACTGTACCATTGGCGCCTTTTCGGTCATCGGTCCTGATGTCACTGTGGGATCCGGGACCGTCATCGGCTCGCATACCCTTATCGAGGGGATCACAGAGATTGGGGAACGGTGTCAGATCTTCTCTCACGTCGTCCTTGGCGCGGCGCCCCAGATCTTCCAGGACAGAAGCGAGAAGACCAGACTGGTGATCAGCGATGAGACAGTCATCCGGGAGTTCGCCTCGGTCCATCGCGGCTCTTCGAAAGGCAGGGGTACCACGGTGCTGGGGCACCGGAATTACATCATGGCCTATGCGCACATCGCACACGATTGCCTCTTACGCGATGACGTCGTGGTCGCCAGCCAAGCTGGGCTGGCCGGCCACGTTGAGGTCGAAGATCGAGTAGTTATCGGCGGGCAGGCAGGGATCCATCAGTTCGTCCGTATCGGACAATATGCCATGGTTGGTGCCTGCTCCGCGGTACTGCAGGACATCCCGCCCTTTCTCAAGGCGCAGGGGAACCGGGCCAAGTGCTACGGTTTAAATACGGTCGGGCTTCGCCGCCATGGCGTCTGCCAGGAGACGATCCTTCGCCTCAAGCAAGCCTATCGATTGCTTTTCCTTTCCAACCTGAACACGTCCCAGGCCCTGGAGAGGATTGCGTCGGAGGTGAGCTCCTGTCCGGAGAT
It encodes:
- the fabZ gene encoding 3-hydroxyacyl-ACP dehydratase FabZ; translation: MIDIRQIQEMLPHRYPFLLVDRILEIEPGKRVVGLKNVTINEAFFQGHFPGQPIMPGVLVIEAMAQVGGVLLMRTMNVSAEKKLLYFTGIDRARFRRPVLPGDQVRFEIELLQLRSRTCRMHARAFVQDKLTAEAELTCMVVDRETPNLPPGVPVVMEE
- a CDS encoding OmpH family outer membrane protein, coding for MARSMCGGRWWLFCGAAVVVLMVSVSWAADPSTRLGFVDLQLVISQSKEGQAAMNTVKAEAAEKQKEISAKEAEIKQMDADLQKQASALSDAAKKDREEEIRRKLRDLKRVTEDFNRDLAKRESEMVNDLLRDLTVVIRDYGKEKGFTLIVEKGQSGVIYGNDAADLTKEILERYNTRRTKK
- the bamA gene encoding outer membrane protein assembly factor BamA, yielding MQLFANSVKVLAAGSLFLFLVLAFGKAYGQEQTQVKQLDIKGSRKIDEATIRFKLKTRVGEPFSLEKIREDVKTVYRLGFYDDVAVDAEVFEGGLKITFILTEKPTIREVKIRGNKQIGTEKIKEKLTLAEGGVFNPQAVTANAEKVRLFYEEEGYYQAKVLPQVDKTPEGDIAIAYEIKEGEKFEISTIRILGAKGLSEEEIKLRMATRELLLFFFFGTLKRDELQRDLDRIKAFYLDNGYLDIKVGEPEIRAIEAKQKLEISVRVEEGPRYRVGELRVTGHTVFSTEEVLKPLQIARQGIFSREILQRDILTLTDRYSERGYLFADIAPTINTDRENHIVDVGLEISEGKQAFLERIEISGNTKTRDKVVRREIPLNEGDLYNSRLLARGRQNLNNLGYFEDVKIETRRGTVEDRVDIDVMVKEKPTGSFSIGGGFSSIDGILGSGSITQDNFLGLGQRISLSGQLGARATRLALSFFDPHILDTETSLDFSLFNQRLLFNEQIGFDQDTKGGSIAFGRRLYKELFGTLGYRWESDRIFNLIANAPTLIQRQKGTSTTGRVSLGLALNLTDNRLDPTRGFNGAATVQIAGTFLGGENKFNRFNLDLGYYHPMVWKLVGHIRGNLIVAEPYGGKSLPVQERIYLGGTTTVRGFQTFRLSPKETVINPVTGTTTEERTGGNKALYFNNEVMFPIYEPLGLKGLLFFDAGNVWKEGESLSLDLRPTAGGGVRVATPFGLVRVEWGLNLDKKPGESSSAVHLTVGSTF
- the lpxD gene encoding UDP-3-O-(3-hydroxymyristoyl)glucosamine N-acyltransferase, which translates into the protein MQLRELAEKLRCRLVGNGEIEVNRLAPLHEAGEGDLAFVANARDLPKLEASKASAVIAHEGSPPCSKPALLTNDPYLAFVQALRLFYTPDRPTRGVHPSSIVQEGVCLAEDVAIGPLSVVEAGVTIGQRSIVGAQVYIGKGTRVGVDCRFYPQVMIRDGVEIGDRVIIHSGAVIGSDGFGYRKDGQGVRIKIPQVGRVILEDDVEIGANVTIDRATMGTTRIKRGTKIDNLVQIAHNVVVGADTVIAALSGISGSTTIGDRVTLAGQVGIADHVEIGDDVTVGAQAGVTKSLPPGGVFLGFPAVPHLEFKRSVAAVNRIPQLLMAIKRIEARLASLEDTMRERREEAQPSQPASEGGPQ
- the lpxA gene encoding acyl-ACP--UDP-N-acetylglucosamine O-acyltransferase — its product is MVRIHPSAVVAPEATLASDCTIGAFSVIGPDVTVGSGTVIGSHTLIEGITEIGERCQIFSHVVLGAAPQIFQDRSEKTRLVISDETVIREFASVHRGSSKGRGTTVLGHRNYIMAYAHIAHDCLLRDDVVVASQAGLAGHVEVEDRVVIGGQAGIHQFVRIGQYAMVGACSAVLQDIPPFLKAQGNRAKCYGLNTVGLRRHGVCQETILRLKQAYRLLFLSNLNTSQALERIASEVSSCPEIEHLMHFIKLSARGIAR